The following proteins come from a genomic window of Flavobacteriales bacterium:
- a CDS encoding phosphosulfolactate synthase codes for MNYTLSHIPERTAKPREHGLTMVMDKGLAIRQAEDMIEASGQLTDLVKLGFGTSFITNKLKEKIKLYQKAGIRVYLGGTLFEAFVARGQYKDYRKLLDQFGLDTAEVSDGSINMPQKEKCRYITDLAKHVTVLSEVGSKESGILISPSKWVSMMNAELDAGSWKVIAEARESGTVGIYRPSGHAHTQLVNRILAKVPAEHIMWEAPQKAQQVWFIKQLGANVNLGNIAPEEVIPLETLRLGLRGDTFFQHLPEAVAEKLRQV; via the coding sequence ATGAACTATACGCTCTCGCATATCCCGGAACGCACGGCAAAGCCGCGCGAGCACGGGCTCACCATGGTGATGGACAAGGGTTTGGCCATTCGCCAGGCCGAGGACATGATCGAGGCGAGCGGCCAGCTGACCGACCTGGTGAAGCTGGGCTTCGGCACGTCGTTCATCACCAACAAGCTGAAGGAGAAGATCAAGCTGTACCAGAAGGCCGGCATCCGCGTCTATCTGGGCGGAACGCTCTTCGAGGCCTTCGTGGCGCGCGGGCAATACAAGGACTACCGCAAGCTCCTTGATCAATTCGGCCTCGATACCGCTGAAGTGAGCGACGGCTCCATCAACATGCCGCAGAAGGAGAAGTGCCGCTATATCACCGATCTGGCCAAGCATGTCACGGTGCTCAGCGAGGTGGGCAGCAAGGAGAGCGGCATCCTGATCAGCCCATCGAAATGGGTGAGCATGATGAACGCTGAGCTGGATGCAGGCAGCTGGAAGGTGATCGCTGAAGCACGGGAGAGCGGCACCGTGGGCATCTATCGCCCCAGCGGGCATGCCCATACCCAGCTCGTGAACCGCATCCTGGCCAAGGTGCCCGCCGAGCACATCATGTGGGAGGCTCCGCAGAAGGCGCAGCAGGTCTGGTTCATCAAGCAGCTCGGCGCCAATGTGAACCTGGGCAACATCGCTCCCGAAGAGGTGATCCCCCTTGAAACGCTCCGCCTGGGCCTGCGCGGCGACACCTTCTTCCAGCACCTGCCAGAAGCTGTGGCCGAGAAGCTCCGGCAG
- a CDS encoding sigma 54-interacting transcriptional regulator, with protein sequence MKKLPTTLGDLKKSGYAPRSVKAELRANLIARIRAGQPLFEGIHGYADTVIPALERAILAGHSINLLGLRGQAKTRMARSLVQLLDEWIPVVEGSEINDDPLAPISRFAKDLIAKHGDATPITWLHRDQRYTEKLATPDVTVADLIGDSDPIKAANLKLDYSDERVIHFGLIPRSHRGIFVINELPDLQPRIQVALFNILQEGDVQIRGFKLRLPLDIQFVFTANPEDYTNRGAIITPLKDRIQAQILTHYPESIELGMRITAQEARTTNEQATRVRVPDLLRVLVERIAMEARSSEFVDPKSGVSARLTISALESLIGAAELRALRNGEERTVARIADLWAVVPAINGKIELVYEGEQEGADSVARILIATAIRNVFKELFPDAVKARRAAEQASRKSQGRDDYSALLDWFDNDQLDLLSDAKDEEHLALLATVPGLREKVTGKHPYLKPEEVPLWMEFMLHGMAEHSRIGRSKLTRGHRFGDVLGSLLGTSSDEEEEEA encoded by the coding sequence ATGAAAAAGCTCCCCACCACCCTCGGCGACCTAAAGAAGAGCGGCTACGCGCCCCGCTCCGTAAAGGCCGAGCTCCGCGCCAACCTCATTGCCCGGATCCGTGCCGGGCAGCCGCTCTTCGAGGGCATCCACGGCTATGCCGACACCGTGATCCCTGCGCTTGAGCGAGCGATCCTCGCCGGCCACAGCATCAACCTGCTCGGCCTGCGCGGACAGGCGAAGACGCGCATGGCCCGTTCGCTCGTGCAGCTGCTCGATGAATGGATCCCGGTGGTGGAAGGCAGCGAGATCAACGACGATCCGCTGGCGCCGATCTCGCGCTTCGCCAAGGACCTCATCGCAAAGCACGGCGATGCCACGCCCATCACCTGGCTGCACCGCGACCAGCGCTACACCGAGAAGCTCGCCACGCCCGATGTCACCGTGGCCGACCTCATCGGCGACAGCGATCCCATCAAGGCCGCCAACCTCAAGCTCGATTACAGCGATGAGCGCGTGATCCACTTCGGACTGATCCCGCGCAGCCATCGCGGCATCTTCGTCATCAACGAATTGCCCGACCTGCAGCCGCGCATCCAGGTGGCGCTCTTCAACATCCTGCAGGAAGGCGATGTGCAGATCCGCGGCTTCAAGCTGCGGCTTCCGCTCGATATCCAGTTCGTGTTCACCGCCAACCCGGAGGACTACACCAACCGCGGCGCCATCATCACCCCGCTGAAGGACCGCATCCAGGCACAGATCCTCACGCACTATCCGGAGAGCATCGAGCTGGGCATGCGCATCACCGCGCAAGAGGCGCGCACCACCAACGAGCAGGCCACCCGTGTGCGCGTGCCTGACCTGCTGCGCGTGCTCGTGGAGCGCATCGCGATGGAGGCCCGCTCCAGCGAATTCGTTGATCCGAAGAGCGGCGTGAGCGCGCGCCTCACCATCAGCGCGCTGGAGAGCTTGATCGGCGCGGCCGAGCTGCGCGCGCTGCGCAACGGTGAGGAGCGCACCGTGGCGCGCATCGCCGACCTGTGGGCCGTGGTGCCCGCCATCAACGGCAAGATCGAGCTGGTGTACGAGGGCGAGCAGGAGGGGGCCGATAGCGTGGCGCGCATCCTCATCGCCACCGCCATCCGCAACGTGTTCAAAGAGCTCTTCCCCGATGCCGTGAAGGCGCGTCGGGCCGCTGAGCAAGCGAGCCGCAAGTCGCAGGGCCGCGACGATTACTCAGCCCTGCTCGATTGGTTCGATAACGATCAGCTGGACCTGCTGTCCGATGCCAAGGACGAGGAGCACCTCGCGCTATTGGCCACGGTGCCGGGCCTGCGCGAGAAGGTCACCGGCAAGCATCCGTACCTGAAGCCTGAAGAAGTGCCGCTGTGGATGGAGTTCATGCTGCATGGCATGGCCGAGCATAGCCGCATCGGGCGCAGCAAGCTCACGCGCGGGCACCGCTTCGGCGATGTGCTGGGCTCGCTGTTGGGCACTAGCAGTGACGAGGAGGAGGAAGAGGCGTGA
- a CDS encoding tetratricopeptide repeat protein, producing MDRYEAMLRKGTNVFFDVEDLELVIDHYLQENDARRAKEALDFAMAQHPGSVELMYSEAVVLMNLGRLNKALEVLDALGKLEPWSAEVHLHKGSIHSQLRNYRRAIEHYRRALELADEGHDEILLDLAFEHESLGKYDEAIDLLKRGLDVNPENEGLLYELAHCYELSGADQGAIAFFREFTNEHPYSLVAWYSLGNALSRLDRIDESNEALEYCLAINEEFGSALFTKARNMLVKGDYAGAVTCYEEVLAIEGPQAVTFSYIGECYEKMERHEQALIHYDQALALDPNWVDAWVGRGVVKDIQGKLTEAVKDLETAVRLAPDSGDAWYYYANALGRNERYEESLSAYTRLNNLDAGNLDGWLDHADLLLGLKSPEAAMLKLREGDQVHRMNPRYRYRLASYLLRAGQQQQGLLELEEALMADHAGHAQFLEHYPEASAMPQVIHLLGLYAP from the coding sequence GTGGACCGCTACGAGGCCATGCTCCGCAAGGGCACCAATGTCTTCTTCGACGTGGAGGACCTTGAATTGGTGATTGACCACTACCTGCAGGAGAACGATGCGCGGCGCGCCAAGGAAGCGCTCGACTTCGCCATGGCGCAGCACCCGGGATCGGTGGAGCTGATGTACAGCGAGGCCGTGGTGCTCATGAACCTCGGGCGCTTGAACAAGGCCCTCGAGGTGCTCGACGCCTTGGGCAAACTGGAGCCTTGGAGCGCCGAGGTGCACCTGCACAAGGGCAGCATCCACAGCCAGCTCCGCAACTACCGCCGGGCCATTGAGCACTACCGCCGCGCGCTGGAGCTCGCCGATGAAGGCCACGATGAGATCCTGCTCGACCTTGCCTTCGAGCACGAGAGCCTGGGCAAATACGACGAAGCCATCGACCTGCTGAAGCGCGGCCTCGACGTGAACCCTGAGAACGAAGGCCTGCTCTACGAGCTCGCGCATTGCTACGAGCTCTCCGGCGCGGACCAAGGCGCGATTGCCTTCTTCCGTGAGTTCACCAATGAGCACCCGTACAGCCTGGTGGCGTGGTATAGCCTGGGCAACGCCCTCTCCCGCCTCGACCGGATCGATGAGAGCAACGAGGCATTGGAATACTGCCTCGCGATCAACGAGGAATTCGGCTCGGCGCTCTTCACCAAGGCGCGCAACATGCTGGTGAAAGGCGATTATGCCGGAGCCGTGACCTGCTACGAGGAGGTCCTCGCCATCGAAGGCCCGCAGGCCGTCACCTTCAGCTACATCGGCGAATGCTACGAGAAGATGGAGCGCCATGAGCAAGCGCTGATCCACTACGACCAGGCCTTGGCACTGGACCCCAACTGGGTGGATGCCTGGGTGGGCCGTGGCGTGGTGAAGGACATCCAAGGCAAGCTCACCGAGGCCGTGAAGGACCTGGAGACAGCGGTTCGCCTCGCGCCGGATTCGGGCGACGCGTGGTACTACTACGCGAATGCGCTTGGCCGCAACGAACGGTACGAGGAATCACTGTCGGCCTACACCCGACTGAACAACCTCGACGCGGGCAACCTCGATGGCTGGCTCGATCACGCCGACCTGCTGCTCGGCCTCAAGAGCCCCGAGGCAGCCATGCTGAAATTGCGCGAAGGCGACCAGGTCCACCGCATGAATCCGCGCTACCGTTACCGCCTGGCCAGCTACCTGCTTCGCGCGGGCCAGCAGCAGCAGGGACTGCTCGAACTGGAAGAAGCGCTCATGGCCGATCACGCGGGCCATGCGCAATTCCTGGAGCACTACCCCGAGGCCTCGGCCATGCCCCAGGTGATCCATCTCCTGGGACTCTACGCTCCATGA
- a CDS encoding S9 family peptidase, which translates to MNARHASLSALLCLGLLQPATAQQALTNKDIWASPLFSAEFVGGLASMKDGLHYTVLEDESGEGAINQYAYRTGNKVATLVKSSELVPAGSKEPIGIEGYSFSGDEKKLLFETESEPIYRYSSFAYNYVFDRASKKLVPLSDVKKAKQRLATFSPDGSKAAFVRDNNLFVVDLGTMKEEQITNDGEWNKVLNGATDWVYEEEFTLVQGYAWSPDGSKLLYLRSDESGVKEFDLTLYKNQLYPSEYRFKYPKAGEDNSRISLHLRDLSGGLTYSIPLGTEETDIYVARLGFTPKGEPWFMRLNRLQNEKVLCTVKLPPPGTKARPVPTEIYKETSPTYIEVTDDLFFLADGSGFILTSEKDGWNHIYRVNLKDGSQLQLTRGAWDVVGVKGIDEKGQRVIFTAAKSAPENQEVLATPLSGKGVMQLSPLGGVNDAEFSTGFRFFINTRSTLNTPPVVSLHEGSGKQVKVLKDNAKLARTCTDYGMLPREFFTFTTSEGVELRGWMMKPANFQSRERYPVLLTQYSGPNSNQVLDSWGGRNNLWHTLLAQKGYIVVCVDPRGTGHRGRDFRHITYGQLGKYETVDHMATAQWLGQQPWVDKERIGIWGWSYGGYMSSLCITKGADLFKAAIAVAPVTNWRYYDSIYTERYMGLPKDNGKGYDDNSPVFHVNKLKGNYFLIHGLADDNVHYQNAAEMTNALIKANKPFDQFMYPDRNHGIGGGTTRLHLYEMMTEWLTRNL; encoded by the coding sequence ATGAACGCACGCCACGCTTCCCTCTCGGCCCTCCTGTGCCTGGGCCTGCTGCAACCCGCCACCGCCCAGCAAGCCCTCACCAACAAGGACATCTGGGCCAGCCCGCTCTTCAGCGCCGAGTTCGTTGGCGGCTTGGCCAGCATGAAGGATGGCCTGCACTACACCGTGCTCGAAGACGAATCCGGCGAGGGAGCGATCAATCAGTACGCCTATCGCACGGGCAACAAGGTGGCCACGCTTGTGAAATCCAGCGAGCTGGTGCCGGCGGGCAGCAAAGAGCCCATCGGCATTGAGGGCTACAGCTTCAGCGGCGATGAGAAGAAGCTGCTATTCGAGACGGAGAGCGAGCCGATCTACCGCTACAGCTCCTTCGCCTACAACTACGTCTTCGACCGCGCGAGCAAGAAGCTGGTGCCGCTGAGCGATGTGAAGAAAGCCAAGCAGCGCCTGGCCACCTTCAGCCCCGATGGCAGCAAGGCCGCCTTCGTGCGCGACAACAACCTCTTCGTGGTGGACCTGGGCACGATGAAGGAGGAGCAGATCACCAACGACGGTGAGTGGAACAAGGTGCTGAATGGCGCCACCGATTGGGTGTACGAGGAGGAATTCACCCTGGTGCAGGGCTATGCGTGGAGCCCCGACGGCAGCAAGCTCCTGTACCTGCGCAGCGACGAGAGCGGCGTGAAGGAATTCGACCTGACGCTCTACAAGAACCAGCTCTACCCGAGCGAGTACCGCTTCAAGTACCCGAAGGCCGGCGAGGACAACAGCAGGATCTCCTTGCACCTGCGCGACCTCAGCGGCGGCCTAACCTACAGCATCCCATTGGGCACGGAAGAGACGGACATCTACGTTGCCCGATTGGGCTTCACGCCGAAGGGCGAGCCATGGTTCATGCGTTTGAACCGCTTGCAGAACGAGAAGGTGCTCTGCACCGTGAAGCTGCCGCCGCCCGGCACCAAGGCACGTCCGGTTCCCACCGAGATCTACAAGGAGACCAGCCCCACCTACATCGAGGTCACCGACGATCTCTTCTTCCTGGCCGATGGCAGCGGCTTCATCCTCACCAGCGAGAAGGATGGCTGGAACCACATCTACCGCGTGAACCTGAAGGATGGCTCGCAGTTGCAATTGACACGCGGCGCATGGGATGTGGTCGGCGTGAAGGGCATCGACGAGAAAGGGCAGCGCGTGATCTTCACCGCAGCCAAGAGCGCGCCCGAGAACCAGGAGGTGCTGGCCACGCCGCTGAGCGGCAAAGGCGTGATGCAACTATCGCCGTTGGGTGGTGTGAACGACGCGGAGTTCAGCACGGGCTTCCGCTTCTTCATCAACACGCGCAGCACGCTGAACACGCCGCCGGTGGTGTCGTTGCACGAAGGCAGCGGCAAGCAGGTGAAGGTGCTGAAGGACAACGCCAAGCTGGCGAGGACCTGCACCGATTACGGCATGCTGCCCCGTGAGTTCTTCACCTTTACCACGAGCGAGGGCGTGGAGCTGCGCGGCTGGATGATGAAGCCCGCGAACTTCCAGAGCCGGGAGCGCTACCCCGTGCTGCTCACGCAATATAGCGGTCCGAACAGCAATCAGGTGCTCGACTCCTGGGGCGGGCGCAACAACCTATGGCACACCCTGCTCGCGCAGAAGGGCTACATCGTGGTGTGCGTCGATCCGCGCGGTACGGGCCATCGCGGGCGCGACTTCCGCCACATCACCTACGGCCAATTGGGCAAGTACGAGACGGTCGACCACATGGCCACCGCCCAATGGCTGGGCCAGCAGCCGTGGGTGGACAAGGAGCGCATCGGCATCTGGGGCTGGAGCTACGGCGGCTACATGAGCAGCCTCTGCATCACCAAGGGCGCCGACCTCTTCAAGGCGGCCATCGCCGTGGCGCCCGTGACCAATTGGCGCTACTACGACAGCATCTACACCGAGCGCTACATGGGCCTGCCCAAGGACAACGGCAAGGGCTACGACGACAACAGCCCGGTGTTCCACGTGAACAAGCTGAAGGGGAACTACTTCCTCATCCACGGCCTGGCCGACGACAACGTGCATTACCAGAACGCCGCCGAGATGACCAACGCGCTCATCAAGGCCAACAAGCCCTTCGACCAGTTCATGTATCCCGATCGCAACCACGGGATCGGCGGCGGTACGACACGGCTGCACTTGTATGAGATGATGACCGAGTGGCTGACCCGGAATCTTTAA
- a CDS encoding VWA domain-containing protein produces the protein MLGHRFARYVPPQDDSTPFERLLPLFIELLTHTSGDVEEALDWMDELDKEHGFYTKAYGRKEFEDDLRKHGMIGRPTKGGKTPLTGKAEKLIRERALDQVFGKLKKSERGSHGLRKAGPGDEPTSDRRAFRFGDRIEQVAMSDSIRNAQQRGIDDLRMSEDDLEVIETEHQSACATVLMIDISHSMILYGEDRITPAKKVAMALAELIKRRYPKDTLDIVVFGNDAWQVSLKDLPYLQVGPFHTNTVAGLELAMDLLRRRKVRNRRIVMITDGKPSCIKRDGEYYMNSFGLDDFIVARCLDAAARARKAQIPITTFMIARDPYLQRFVERFTEANQGRAFYTGLQGLADMVFRDHASNRKAS, from the coding sequence ATGCTCGGGCACCGCTTCGCCAGGTACGTTCCGCCGCAGGACGATAGCACGCCCTTCGAGCGCTTGCTGCCGCTCTTCATCGAGCTGCTCACCCACACCAGCGGCGATGTGGAAGAGGCGCTCGACTGGATGGACGAGCTGGACAAGGAGCACGGCTTCTACACGAAGGCCTACGGCCGCAAGGAGTTCGAGGACGATTTGAGGAAGCACGGCATGATCGGCCGGCCAACGAAAGGCGGGAAGACGCCCCTCACCGGCAAGGCCGAGAAGCTGATTCGCGAGCGCGCGCTGGACCAGGTCTTCGGCAAGCTGAAGAAGAGCGAGCGCGGCAGCCACGGCCTGCGCAAGGCCGGCCCCGGCGATGAGCCCACCAGCGACCGGCGCGCCTTCCGCTTCGGCGACCGCATTGAGCAGGTGGCCATGAGCGACAGCATCCGCAATGCGCAGCAGCGCGGCATCGACGACCTGCGCATGAGCGAGGACGACCTGGAGGTGATCGAGACCGAGCACCAGAGCGCTTGCGCCACCGTGCTCATGATCGACATCAGCCACAGCATGATCCTCTACGGCGAGGACCGCATCACCCCGGCCAAGAAGGTGGCCATGGCGCTGGCCGAGCTGATCAAGCGCCGCTACCCGAAGGACACGCTCGACATCGTCGTCTTCGGCAACGATGCGTGGCAGGTGAGCCTGAAGGACCTGCCGTACCTGCAAGTGGGGCCCTTCCACACCAACACGGTGGCCGGCCTCGAACTGGCCATGGACCTGCTCCGTCGCCGCAAGGTCCGCAACCGCCGCATCGTGATGATCACCGACGGCAAGCCCAGCTGCATCAAGCGCGACGGCGAATACTACATGAACAGCTTCGGGCTCGACGACTTCATCGTGGCGCGCTGCCTCGATGCGGCTGCGCGCGCGCGCAAGGCGCAGATACCCATCACCACCTTCATGATCGCGCGCGACCCATACCTCCAGCGCTTTGTCGAGCGCTTCACTGAGGCCAACCAGGGCCGCGCCTTCTACACCGGCCTGCAAGGCCTCGCGGACATGGTGTTCCGCGATCATGCTTCCAATCGAAAAGCCTCCTGA